In one Vicugna pacos chromosome 22, VicPac4, whole genome shotgun sequence genomic region, the following are encoded:
- the TLE2 gene encoding transducin-like enhancer protein 2 isoform X2 yields the protein MYPQGRHPAPLQSGQPFKFSILEICDRIKEEFQFLQAQYHSLKLECEKLASEKTEMQRHYVMYYEMSYGLNIEMHKQAEIVKRLSGICAQIIPFLTQEHQQQVLQAVERAKQVTVGELNSLIGQQQLQPLSHHTPPVPLTPRPAGLVGGSATGLLALSGALAAQAQLAAVTKEDRAGVEAEGSRVERAPSRSASPSPPESVVEEERPSGPGGSGKQRAEEKDLSGPYESDEDKSDYNLVVDEDQPSEPPSPATTPCGKAPICLPARRDLVDSPASLASSLGSPLPRAKELVLNDLPASTPASKSCESSPPQDASTPGPSSTSHLRQLAAKPAPSTDSIALRSPLTLSSPFTTSFSLGSHSALNGDLSVPSSYVSLHLSPQVSGSVVYGRSPMMAFESHPHLRGSSISSSLPTIPGGKPAYSFHVSADGQMQPVPFPSDALVGAGIPRHARQLHTLAHGEVVCAVTISGSTQHVYTGGKGCVKVWDVGQPGAKMPVAQLDCLNRDNYIRSCKLLPDGRSLIVGGEASTLSIWDLAAPTPRIKAELTSSAPACYALAVSPDAKVCFSCCSDGNIVVWDLQNQTMVRQFQGHTDGASCIDISDYGTRLWTGGLDNTVRCWDLREGRQLQQHDFSSQIFSLGRCPSQDWLAVGMESSSVEILHVRKPEKYQLHLHESCVLSLKFASCGRWFVSTGKDNLLNAWRTPYGASIFQSKESSSVLSCDISGNNKYIVTGSGDKKATVYEVVY from the exons TACTATGAGATGTCCTACGGACTCAACATTGAAATGCACAAGCAG GCTGAGATTGTGAAGCGCCTCAGTGGTATCTGTGCTCAGATCATCCCCTTCCTGACGCAGGAG caccaACAGCAGGTGCTGCAGGCCGTGGAGCGGGCCAAGCAGGTGACCGTGGGGGAGCTGAACAGCCTCATCGGG cagcagcagctccagcCACTGTCCCACCACACCCCCCCTGTGCCCCTCACCCCTCGCCCGGCGGGGCTGGTGGGCGGCAGTGCCACGGGGCTGCTGGCCCTGTCCGGAGCCCTGGCTGCCCAGGCTCAGCTGGCCGCGGTCACCAAGGAGGACCGGGCAGGCGTGGAGGCCGAAGGGTCCAGAG TGGAGAGAGCCCCGAGCAGG AGTGCATCCCCCTCACCCCCAGAGAGTGTGGTGGAAGAGGAGCGACCCAGTGGCCCCGGGGGCAGTGGAAAGCAGAGAGCTGAGGAGAAGGACCTGTCAGGACCTTAT GAGAGTGATGAGGACAAGAGTGATTACAACCTGGTGGTGGACGAG GACCAGCCCTCAGAGCCCCCCAGCCCAGCTACCACCCCGTGTGGAAAGGCACCCATCTGTCTCCCTGCCCGTCGAGACCTCGTGGACAGTCCGGCCTCCTTGGCCTCCAGCCTTGGCTCACCTCTCCCCAGAGCCAAGGAGCTCGTCCTG AATGATCTTCCTGCCAGCACCCCTGCCTCCAAGTCCTGTGAGTCCTCCCCGCCCCAGGACGCATCCACCCCTGGGCCCAGCTCCACCAGTCACCTCCGCCAGCTCGCGGCCAAGCCAGCGCCTTCCACGGACAGTATTG CACTGAGGAGCCCCCTGACCCTGTCCAGTCCTTTCACCACGTCTTTCAGCCTGGGCTCCCACAGTGCCCTTAATGGGGACCTCTCTGTGCCCAGCTCCTATGTTAGCCTCCACCTGTCCCCCCAGGTCAGCGGCTCTGTGGTATACGGACGCTCCCCCATG ATGGCTTTTGAGTCTCACCCACATCTCCGAGGGTCGTCCATCtcttcctccctgcccaccaTCCCTGGGGGAAAGCC GGCCTACTCCTTCCACGTGTCTGCGGACGGGCAGATGCAGCCGGTGCCCTTCCCATCCGATGCACTGGTGGGCGCGGGCATCCCGCGGCACGCGCGGCAGCTGCACACGCTGGCTCACGGCGAGGTGGTCTGTGCGGTCACCATCAGCGGCTCCACGCAGCACGTGTACACGGGCGGCAAGGGCTGCGTGAAGGTGTGGGATGTGGGCCAGCCCGGCGCCAAGATGCCGGTGGCCCAGCTCGACTGCCTG AATCGGGACAACTACATTCGTTCCTGCAAGCTGTTGCCAGACGGTCGGAGTCTGATCGTGGGTGGTGAGGCCAGCACCTTGTCCATCTGGGACCTGGCAGCACCCACCCCTCGCATCAAGGCTGAGCTGACCTCCTCGGCGCCCGCCTGCTACGCCCTGGCGGTCAGCCCCGATGCCAAGGTCTGCTTTTCCTGCTGCAGCGACGGCAACATCGTGGTCTGGGACCTGCAGAACCAGACCATGGTCAG gcagTTCCAGGGCCACACCGATGGCGCTAGCTGCATCGACATTTCCGATTACGGCACTCGGCTCTGGACTGGAGGCCTGGACAACACCGTGCGCTGCTGGGACCTGCGGGAGGGCCGCCAGCTGCAGCAGCATGACTTCAGCTCCCAG ATTTTTTCCCTGGGCCGCTGCCCCAGCCAGGACTGGCTGGCCGTCGGCATGGAGAGCAGCAGCGTGGAGATCCTGCACGTCCGAAAGCCGGAGAAATACCAGCTCCACCTCCACGAGAGCTGCGTGCTCTCCCTCAAGTTCGCCTCCTGCG ggcGGTGGTTCGTCAGCACCGGGAAGGACAACCTGCTCAATGCCTGGCGGACGCCCTACGGAGCCAGCATCTTCCAG TCCAAGGAGTCGTCCTCTGTGCTGAGCTGTGACATCTCCGGGAATAACAAATACATCGTGACGGGCTCGGGGGACAAGAAGGCCACCGTGTACGAGGTGGTCTACTGA
- the TLE6 gene encoding transducin-like enhancer protein 6 isoform X3, which translates to MATRSSDWLQQPPGMDDEADLDLDVRLSWDSEPRLWQDVLTEELWRTFAGTQEKEKRLGLRTTDQAPGLESQNPGPRRLGVEVLNEDTLVLSLPKPSPSSCEGSREESTGRGAVAQGVSSHAAREAAGRADQFLKPICWDPEDFESTSNRPDALPWQPKKLAVPHQVEKKRRLEHGDPVLATAVSSFTRHAFTCGRGGVKVWSLVKQVVVAWYPECYLPVQIPGAYLRTCLLFSNSTALLTGGHNLASVSLWDLMAPSLYVRAELPCAGLSCQALAASPEDCLAFAGFTNGTVRIWDLRNQSVVRDLPGHLNGAKSIAVKDQNIWTGGLDACLRCWDLRTTREPQEYPFEAQIMSLSPSPKEDWVLVGTANGRQWLQPTRGGQKRMVGRKDGTILGLKFSPLGHWWVSVGTDGLVSIYSMPTGTSVVQVPETSSITCCDVSASNHLMVTGFRDHAVVYQIAY; encoded by the exons ATGGCCACGAGGTCCTCCGACTGGCTCCAACAGCCCCCTGGCATGGACGACGAGGCCGACCTCGACCTAGATGTGCGGCTGTCCTGGGACTCGGAGCCCCGCTTGTGGCAGGATGTTCTGACTGAGGAACTCTGGCGGACCTTTGCTGGGACCCAGGAGAAGGAGAAACGCCTGGGCCTCAGGA CGACAGACCAGGCGCCAGGGCTG GAAAGCCAGAACCCAGGACCACGACGCCTGGGAGTGGAAGTACTTAACGAGGACACTCTGG TTCTCAGCCTACCTAAGCCCTCCCCCAGCAGCTGTGAGGGCTCCAGAGAAGAGAGCACAGGACGGGGCGCTGTAGCCCAGGGGGTGTCCTCCCACGCGGCTCGG GAGGCTGCCGGGAGAGCGGATCAATTTCTGAAGCCCAT ATGCTGGGATCCTGAGGACTTTGAAAGCACGAGTAATAGGCCTGATGCCTTGCCCTGGCAACCCAAGAAGCTGGCCGTCCCACACCAAGTGGAGAAGAAGCGGAGGCTAGAACACGGGGATCCTGTGCTGGCCACGGCTGTCAGCAGCTTCACACGGCACGCCTTCACCTGTGGTAGGGGTGGCGTGAAGGTGTGGAGCCTGGTCAAGCAGGTGGTGGTGGCCTGGTATCCGGAGTGCTACCTGCCTGTacag ATTCCTGGGGCCTACCTGCGCACCTGCCTGCTGTTCTCAAATAGCACAGCCCTGCTGACGGGCGGCCACAACCTGGCCAGCGTGAGCCTGTGGGACCTGATGGCGCCTTCCCTGTACGTGAGAGCGGAGCTGCCCTGTGCGGGCCTCAGCTGCCAGGCCTTGGCTGCCAGCCCCGAGGACTGCCTGGCTTTTGCCGGCTTTACCAATGGCACCGTCAGGATCTGGGACCTGCGGAACCAGAGCGTGGTCAG GGACCTGCCGGGGCACTTGAACGGAGCCAAGAGCATCGCTGTCAAAGACCAGAACATCTGGACGGGGGGTCTGGACGCCTGCCTGCGGTGCTGGGACCTGAGGACcaccagggagccccaggaatacCCGTTTGAGGCTCAG ATAATGAGCCTGTCCCCAAGCCCCAAGGAGGACTGGGTGCTGGTGGGCACAGCCAATGGCCGGCAGTGGCTGCAGCCCACTCGGGGGGGCCAGAAGCGCATGGTGGGACGTAAGGATGGCACCATCCTTGGCCTGAAGTTCTCTCCACTTG GCCATTGGTGGGTGAGTGTGGGGACAGACGGCCTGGTCAGCATCTACAGCATGCCCACAGGGACCTCGGTGGTCCAG GTACCCGAGACGTCCTCCATCACGTGCTGTGATGTGTCCGCCAGCAACCACCTGATGGTCACGGGGTTCAGGGACCACGCTGTGGTGTATCAGATCGCGTACTGA
- the TLE6 gene encoding transducin-like enhancer protein 6 isoform X2, producing the protein MARPPGTLFQKIQQGLQEHHKQHQGSQVSSGEQASQGSQGPASPEASRHAGVRTLQPSSLQGPNFEDTMATRSSDWLQQPPGMDDEADLDLDVRLSWDSEPRLWQDVLTEELWRTFAGTQEKEKRLGLRILSLPKPSPSSCEGSREESTGRGAVAQGVSSHAAREAAGRADQFLKPICWDPEDFESTSNRPDALPWQPKKLAVPHQVEKKRRLEHGDPVLATAVSSFTRHAFTCGRGGVKVWSLVKQVVVAWYPECYLPVQIPGAYLRTCLLFSNSTALLTGGHNLASVSLWDLMAPSLYVRAELPCAGLSCQALAASPEDCLAFAGFTNGTVRIWDLRNQSVVRDLPGHLNGAKSIAVKDQNIWTGGLDACLRCWDLRTTREPQEYPFEAQIMSLSPSPKEDWVLVGTANGRQWLQPTRGGQKRMVGRKDGTILGLKFSPLGHWWVSVGTDGLVSIYSMPTGTSVVQVPETSSITCCDVSASNHLMVTGFRDHAVVYQIAY; encoded by the exons ATGGCGAGGCCCCCAGGAACTTTG TTCCAGAAGATTCAGCAAGGTCTCCAGGAACATCACAAGCAG CACCAGGGGAGCCAGGTGTCCTCTGGTGAGCAGGCCAGCCAGGGCTCCCAAGGGCCGGCCAGCCCCGAGGCCTCCCGGCACGCAGGGGTCAGGACCCTGCAGCCCTCCAGTCTCCAGGGGCCCAACTTCGAAGACACCATGGCCACGAGGTCCTCCGACTGGCTCCAACAGCCCCCTGGCATGGACGACGAGGCCGACCTCGACCTAGATGTGCGGCTGTCCTGGGACTCGGAGCCCCGCTTGTGGCAGGATGTTCTGACTGAGGAACTCTGGCGGACCTTTGCTGGGACCCAGGAGAAGGAGAAACGCCTGGGCCTCAGGA TTCTCAGCCTACCTAAGCCCTCCCCCAGCAGCTGTGAGGGCTCCAGAGAAGAGAGCACAGGACGGGGCGCTGTAGCCCAGGGGGTGTCCTCCCACGCGGCTCGG GAGGCTGCCGGGAGAGCGGATCAATTTCTGAAGCCCAT ATGCTGGGATCCTGAGGACTTTGAAAGCACGAGTAATAGGCCTGATGCCTTGCCCTGGCAACCCAAGAAGCTGGCCGTCCCACACCAAGTGGAGAAGAAGCGGAGGCTAGAACACGGGGATCCTGTGCTGGCCACGGCTGTCAGCAGCTTCACACGGCACGCCTTCACCTGTGGTAGGGGTGGCGTGAAGGTGTGGAGCCTGGTCAAGCAGGTGGTGGTGGCCTGGTATCCGGAGTGCTACCTGCCTGTacag ATTCCTGGGGCCTACCTGCGCACCTGCCTGCTGTTCTCAAATAGCACAGCCCTGCTGACGGGCGGCCACAACCTGGCCAGCGTGAGCCTGTGGGACCTGATGGCGCCTTCCCTGTACGTGAGAGCGGAGCTGCCCTGTGCGGGCCTCAGCTGCCAGGCCTTGGCTGCCAGCCCCGAGGACTGCCTGGCTTTTGCCGGCTTTACCAATGGCACCGTCAGGATCTGGGACCTGCGGAACCAGAGCGTGGTCAG GGACCTGCCGGGGCACTTGAACGGAGCCAAGAGCATCGCTGTCAAAGACCAGAACATCTGGACGGGGGGTCTGGACGCCTGCCTGCGGTGCTGGGACCTGAGGACcaccagggagccccaggaatacCCGTTTGAGGCTCAG ATAATGAGCCTGTCCCCAAGCCCCAAGGAGGACTGGGTGCTGGTGGGCACAGCCAATGGCCGGCAGTGGCTGCAGCCCACTCGGGGGGGCCAGAAGCGCATGGTGGGACGTAAGGATGGCACCATCCTTGGCCTGAAGTTCTCTCCACTTG GCCATTGGTGGGTGAGTGTGGGGACAGACGGCCTGGTCAGCATCTACAGCATGCCCACAGGGACCTCGGTGGTCCAG GTACCCGAGACGTCCTCCATCACGTGCTGTGATGTGTCCGCCAGCAACCACCTGATGGTCACGGGGTTCAGGGACCACGCTGTGGTGTATCAGATCGCGTACTGA
- the TLE2 gene encoding transducin-like enhancer protein 2 isoform X1, translating into MYPQGRHPAPLQSGQPFKFSILEICDRIKEEFQFLQAQYHSLKLECEKLASEKTEMQRHYVMYYEMSYGLNIEMHKQAEIVKRLSGICAQIIPFLTQEHQQQVLQAVERAKQVTVGELNSLIGQQLQPLSHHTPPVPLTPRPAGLVGGSATGLLALSGALAAQAQLAAVTKEDRAGVEAEGSRVERAPSRSASPSPPESVVEEERPSGPGGSGKQRAEEKDLSGPYESDEDKSDYNLVVDEDQPSEPPSPATTPCGKAPICLPARRDLVDSPASLASSLGSPLPRAKELVLNDLPASTPASKSCESSPPQDASTPGPSSTSHLRQLAAKPAPSTDSIALRSPLTLSSPFTTSFSLGSHSALNGDLSVPSSYVSLHLSPQVSGSVVYGRSPMMAFESHPHLRGSSISSSLPTIPGGKPAYSFHVSADGQMQPVPFPSDALVGAGIPRHARQLHTLAHGEVVCAVTISGSTQHVYTGGKGCVKVWDVGQPGAKMPVAQLDCLNRDNYIRSCKLLPDGRSLIVGGEASTLSIWDLAAPTPRIKAELTSSAPACYALAVSPDAKVCFSCCSDGNIVVWDLQNQTMVRQFQGHTDGASCIDISDYGTRLWTGGLDNTVRCWDLREGRQLQQHDFSSQIFSLGRCPSQDWLAVGMESSSVEILHVRKPEKYQLHLHESCVLSLKFASCGRWFVSTGKDNLLNAWRTPYGASIFQSKESSSVLSCDISGNNKYIVTGSGDKKATVYEVVY; encoded by the exons TACTATGAGATGTCCTACGGACTCAACATTGAAATGCACAAGCAG GCTGAGATTGTGAAGCGCCTCAGTGGTATCTGTGCTCAGATCATCCCCTTCCTGACGCAGGAG caccaACAGCAGGTGCTGCAGGCCGTGGAGCGGGCCAAGCAGGTGACCGTGGGGGAGCTGAACAGCCTCATCGGG cagcagctccagcCACTGTCCCACCACACCCCCCCTGTGCCCCTCACCCCTCGCCCGGCGGGGCTGGTGGGCGGCAGTGCCACGGGGCTGCTGGCCCTGTCCGGAGCCCTGGCTGCCCAGGCTCAGCTGGCCGCGGTCACCAAGGAGGACCGGGCAGGCGTGGAGGCCGAAGGGTCCAGAG TGGAGAGAGCCCCGAGCAGG AGTGCATCCCCCTCACCCCCAGAGAGTGTGGTGGAAGAGGAGCGACCCAGTGGCCCCGGGGGCAGTGGAAAGCAGAGAGCTGAGGAGAAGGACCTGTCAGGACCTTAT GAGAGTGATGAGGACAAGAGTGATTACAACCTGGTGGTGGACGAG GACCAGCCCTCAGAGCCCCCCAGCCCAGCTACCACCCCGTGTGGAAAGGCACCCATCTGTCTCCCTGCCCGTCGAGACCTCGTGGACAGTCCGGCCTCCTTGGCCTCCAGCCTTGGCTCACCTCTCCCCAGAGCCAAGGAGCTCGTCCTG AATGATCTTCCTGCCAGCACCCCTGCCTCCAAGTCCTGTGAGTCCTCCCCGCCCCAGGACGCATCCACCCCTGGGCCCAGCTCCACCAGTCACCTCCGCCAGCTCGCGGCCAAGCCAGCGCCTTCCACGGACAGTATTG CACTGAGGAGCCCCCTGACCCTGTCCAGTCCTTTCACCACGTCTTTCAGCCTGGGCTCCCACAGTGCCCTTAATGGGGACCTCTCTGTGCCCAGCTCCTATGTTAGCCTCCACCTGTCCCCCCAGGTCAGCGGCTCTGTGGTATACGGACGCTCCCCCATG ATGGCTTTTGAGTCTCACCCACATCTCCGAGGGTCGTCCATCtcttcctccctgcccaccaTCCCTGGGGGAAAGCC GGCCTACTCCTTCCACGTGTCTGCGGACGGGCAGATGCAGCCGGTGCCCTTCCCATCCGATGCACTGGTGGGCGCGGGCATCCCGCGGCACGCGCGGCAGCTGCACACGCTGGCTCACGGCGAGGTGGTCTGTGCGGTCACCATCAGCGGCTCCACGCAGCACGTGTACACGGGCGGCAAGGGCTGCGTGAAGGTGTGGGATGTGGGCCAGCCCGGCGCCAAGATGCCGGTGGCCCAGCTCGACTGCCTG AATCGGGACAACTACATTCGTTCCTGCAAGCTGTTGCCAGACGGTCGGAGTCTGATCGTGGGTGGTGAGGCCAGCACCTTGTCCATCTGGGACCTGGCAGCACCCACCCCTCGCATCAAGGCTGAGCTGACCTCCTCGGCGCCCGCCTGCTACGCCCTGGCGGTCAGCCCCGATGCCAAGGTCTGCTTTTCCTGCTGCAGCGACGGCAACATCGTGGTCTGGGACCTGCAGAACCAGACCATGGTCAG gcagTTCCAGGGCCACACCGATGGCGCTAGCTGCATCGACATTTCCGATTACGGCACTCGGCTCTGGACTGGAGGCCTGGACAACACCGTGCGCTGCTGGGACCTGCGGGAGGGCCGCCAGCTGCAGCAGCATGACTTCAGCTCCCAG ATTTTTTCCCTGGGCCGCTGCCCCAGCCAGGACTGGCTGGCCGTCGGCATGGAGAGCAGCAGCGTGGAGATCCTGCACGTCCGAAAGCCGGAGAAATACCAGCTCCACCTCCACGAGAGCTGCGTGCTCTCCCTCAAGTTCGCCTCCTGCG ggcGGTGGTTCGTCAGCACCGGGAAGGACAACCTGCTCAATGCCTGGCGGACGCCCTACGGAGCCAGCATCTTCCAG TCCAAGGAGTCGTCCTCTGTGCTGAGCTGTGACATCTCCGGGAATAACAAATACATCGTGACGGGCTCGGGGGACAAGAAGGCCACCGTGTACGAGGTGGTCTACTGA
- the TLE6 gene encoding transducin-like enhancer protein 6 isoform X1, producing the protein MARPPGTLFQKIQQGLQEHHKQHQGSQVSSGEQASQGSQGPASPEASRHAGVRTLQPSSLQGPNFEDTMATRSSDWLQQPPGMDDEADLDLDVRLSWDSEPRLWQDVLTEELWRTFAGTQEKEKRLGLRTTDQAPGLESQNPGPRRLGVEVLNEDTLVLSLPKPSPSSCEGSREESTGRGAVAQGVSSHAAREAAGRADQFLKPICWDPEDFESTSNRPDALPWQPKKLAVPHQVEKKRRLEHGDPVLATAVSSFTRHAFTCGRGGVKVWSLVKQVVVAWYPECYLPVQIPGAYLRTCLLFSNSTALLTGGHNLASVSLWDLMAPSLYVRAELPCAGLSCQALAASPEDCLAFAGFTNGTVRIWDLRNQSVVRDLPGHLNGAKSIAVKDQNIWTGGLDACLRCWDLRTTREPQEYPFEAQIMSLSPSPKEDWVLVGTANGRQWLQPTRGGQKRMVGRKDGTILGLKFSPLGHWWVSVGTDGLVSIYSMPTGTSVVQVPETSSITCCDVSASNHLMVTGFRDHAVVYQIAY; encoded by the exons ATGGCGAGGCCCCCAGGAACTTTG TTCCAGAAGATTCAGCAAGGTCTCCAGGAACATCACAAGCAG CACCAGGGGAGCCAGGTGTCCTCTGGTGAGCAGGCCAGCCAGGGCTCCCAAGGGCCGGCCAGCCCCGAGGCCTCCCGGCACGCAGGGGTCAGGACCCTGCAGCCCTCCAGTCTCCAGGGGCCCAACTTCGAAGACACCATGGCCACGAGGTCCTCCGACTGGCTCCAACAGCCCCCTGGCATGGACGACGAGGCCGACCTCGACCTAGATGTGCGGCTGTCCTGGGACTCGGAGCCCCGCTTGTGGCAGGATGTTCTGACTGAGGAACTCTGGCGGACCTTTGCTGGGACCCAGGAGAAGGAGAAACGCCTGGGCCTCAGGA CGACAGACCAGGCGCCAGGGCTG GAAAGCCAGAACCCAGGACCACGACGCCTGGGAGTGGAAGTACTTAACGAGGACACTCTGG TTCTCAGCCTACCTAAGCCCTCCCCCAGCAGCTGTGAGGGCTCCAGAGAAGAGAGCACAGGACGGGGCGCTGTAGCCCAGGGGGTGTCCTCCCACGCGGCTCGG GAGGCTGCCGGGAGAGCGGATCAATTTCTGAAGCCCAT ATGCTGGGATCCTGAGGACTTTGAAAGCACGAGTAATAGGCCTGATGCCTTGCCCTGGCAACCCAAGAAGCTGGCCGTCCCACACCAAGTGGAGAAGAAGCGGAGGCTAGAACACGGGGATCCTGTGCTGGCCACGGCTGTCAGCAGCTTCACACGGCACGCCTTCACCTGTGGTAGGGGTGGCGTGAAGGTGTGGAGCCTGGTCAAGCAGGTGGTGGTGGCCTGGTATCCGGAGTGCTACCTGCCTGTacag ATTCCTGGGGCCTACCTGCGCACCTGCCTGCTGTTCTCAAATAGCACAGCCCTGCTGACGGGCGGCCACAACCTGGCCAGCGTGAGCCTGTGGGACCTGATGGCGCCTTCCCTGTACGTGAGAGCGGAGCTGCCCTGTGCGGGCCTCAGCTGCCAGGCCTTGGCTGCCAGCCCCGAGGACTGCCTGGCTTTTGCCGGCTTTACCAATGGCACCGTCAGGATCTGGGACCTGCGGAACCAGAGCGTGGTCAG GGACCTGCCGGGGCACTTGAACGGAGCCAAGAGCATCGCTGTCAAAGACCAGAACATCTGGACGGGGGGTCTGGACGCCTGCCTGCGGTGCTGGGACCTGAGGACcaccagggagccccaggaatacCCGTTTGAGGCTCAG ATAATGAGCCTGTCCCCAAGCCCCAAGGAGGACTGGGTGCTGGTGGGCACAGCCAATGGCCGGCAGTGGCTGCAGCCCACTCGGGGGGGCCAGAAGCGCATGGTGGGACGTAAGGATGGCACCATCCTTGGCCTGAAGTTCTCTCCACTTG GCCATTGGTGGGTGAGTGTGGGGACAGACGGCCTGGTCAGCATCTACAGCATGCCCACAGGGACCTCGGTGGTCCAG GTACCCGAGACGTCCTCCATCACGTGCTGTGATGTGTCCGCCAGCAACCACCTGATGGTCACGGGGTTCAGGGACCACGCTGTGGTGTATCAGATCGCGTACTGA